The following are encoded together in the Balaenoptera acutorostrata chromosome 9, mBalAcu1.1, whole genome shotgun sequence genome:
- the LOC103017407 gene encoding tumor necrosis factor receptor superfamily member 26-like → MVPWERAVLAVLLLSAAQATMATGETRCKPGEYEVTGLCRSRKLCPAGHYVSEYIDQDHSIGDCRECESGTFRAHPSEESSCVPCSQCREDQEVVTECFPTSDRLCQCKQGSFYCDSKHCTESCFRCKRCEDSTIHQPCNATRDTVCAVKIHPEAGNLEWLWILLAAAVVLPIATAIITTTFCHYRRRAAWFFQSVVGFVKQNPKEPGSPSPRSSQPKEMQMPIDLERGQPAPGVETRPLSKVEDSALAPEARTRPGPSKDAGEISELQELGAKGSPAATEQTLQQTQAPEAPRPPGQAEVSPSLHSLEQEDNLTLPTCEWLQERRN, encoded by the exons ATGGTGCCCTGGGAGCGCGCTGTCCTGGCGGTGCTGCTGCTGTCCGCGGCGCAG GCGACCATGGCAACCGGGGAGACCCGGTGTAAACCGGGCGAGTATGAGGTTACCGGCCTTTGCCGCTCCAGAAAACTCTGCCCGGCTG GCCACTACGTCAGCGAATACATAGACCAGGACCACAGCATCGGAGACTGCAGGGAGTGCGAGTCTGGAACCTTCCGGGCCCACCCCAGTGAGGAGAGCAGCTGCGTGCCGTGTTCCCAGTGCCGGGAGG ATCAGGAGGTGGTGACTGAATGCTTCCCAACCAGCGACCGGCTATGCCAGTGCAAGCAGGGCAGCTTCTACTGCGACTCCAAGCACTGCACGGAGAGCTGCTTCCGGTGCAAAAG GTGTGAAGACAGCACCATCCATCAACCCTGCAACGCCACAAGGGATACAGTTTGCGCCGTAAAAATTCATCCAGAGGCTG GAAACCTAGAGTGGTTGTGGATCCTCCTTGCTGCGGCTGTGGTCCTTCCCATCGCCACggccatcatcaccaccacctttTGCCACTATAGAAGAAGAG CTGCGTGGTTTTTCCAGTCGGTTGTCGGTTTTGTGAAAC AAAATCCAAAGGAACCAGGCAGCCCT TCACCTAGAAGCAGCCAGCCCAAGGAGATGCAGATGCCCATTGACCTTGAGAGGGGCCAACCAGCCCCTGGTGTGGAGACCAGGCCGCTGTCGAAGGTGGAGGACTCAGCCCTGGCGCCCGAGGCCAGGACCCGCCCGGGGCCCTCCAAGGACGCTGGGGAAATCTCTGAGCTACAGGAGCTGGGGGCCAAAGGAAGTCCAGCAGCCACAGAGCAGACACTACAACAGACTCAAGCTCCCgaggcccccaggcccccaggccaAGCAGAGGTGTCCCCTTCCCTCCACAGCCTGGAGCAG GAAGacaatctgaccctgcccacctgtgaatggctgcaagaaagaagaaattaa